The following proteins come from a genomic window of Natrinema saccharevitans:
- a CDS encoding CPBP family intramembrane glutamic endopeptidase: MATSTRRRTDGPLRSTLVAAGLAVVGLLATQFTTLPALLLDIRLATAPTETSIASRTLFFVLNFAGFVLVGAVYLVVTDRGWSYVDVRPPTRRGWAYVLLGIVASVAFYVLISVTIQLLSLPASENQVASFIGDDQTMVLVMIAIVFFFNAPAEEFLYRNIVQKRLYDAFTRLQAVAIASLVFGLIHFPVYAVSSPSLLATMVPVAVVMGGAAVFGYLYAKTDNLLVPIAAHAAFNALQFGLLYLALEYDLEEAAPAGEAILAVVTAIPL; the protein is encoded by the coding sequence ATGGCAACATCTACCCGCCGCCGGACCGACGGGCCGCTCCGTTCGACGCTCGTCGCCGCCGGGCTCGCGGTCGTCGGCCTGCTCGCGACGCAGTTCACGACGCTGCCAGCACTCCTGCTCGATATCCGGCTGGCCACGGCGCCGACCGAGACGTCGATCGCCAGCCGAACGCTCTTTTTCGTCCTCAACTTCGCTGGGTTCGTGCTGGTCGGGGCCGTCTATCTCGTCGTCACTGACCGAGGCTGGTCGTACGTCGACGTCCGGCCGCCGACGCGGCGCGGCTGGGCGTACGTCCTGCTCGGTATCGTCGCCAGCGTCGCGTTTTACGTCCTGATCAGCGTGACCATTCAACTGCTCTCGCTGCCGGCCTCGGAGAATCAGGTCGCGAGCTTCATCGGCGACGACCAGACGATGGTCCTCGTCATGATCGCGATCGTCTTCTTCTTCAACGCGCCGGCCGAGGAGTTCCTCTACCGGAACATCGTCCAGAAACGCCTCTACGACGCCTTCACCCGGCTCCAGGCGGTCGCCATCGCCAGTCTCGTCTTCGGACTGATCCACTTCCCCGTCTACGCGGTCAGTTCGCCGTCGCTGCTCGCGACCATGGTTCCGGTCGCGGTCGTCATGGGCGGTGCTGCCGTCTTCGGCTACCTCTACGCGAAGACCGACAACCTGCTGGTGCCCATCGCCGCTCACGCGGCCTTTAACGCCCTCCAGTTCGGCCTGCTGTATCTCGCCCTCGAGTACGACCTCGAGGAGGCGGCGCCGGCCGGCGAGGCGATCCTCGCGGTCGTCACGGCGATCCCGCTGTAA
- the hjc gene encoding Holliday junction resolvase Hjc, with protein MSQAKGDRRERELVNALDEAGFAVMRAPASGSATERELPDVLAGDGERFYAIEAKSSSGDPIYLTGEEVEALTFFARNFGAKPRIGVRFDREDWYFFHPGDLYVTDGGNYRVKKETALAEGTDFPEFTGRSEKVTLEEAAADGDDGIDEDLRRVLNAVEQGVMDVDEAADVLE; from the coding sequence ATGTCTCAGGCGAAGGGCGACCGCCGCGAGCGCGAACTCGTCAACGCGCTCGACGAGGCCGGCTTCGCGGTGATGCGAGCGCCCGCCAGCGGCTCCGCGACCGAGCGGGAACTCCCCGACGTGCTGGCCGGCGACGGCGAGCGCTTCTACGCGATCGAGGCCAAGTCGAGTTCCGGCGACCCGATCTATCTCACCGGCGAGGAGGTCGAGGCGCTGACGTTCTTCGCGCGGAACTTCGGCGCGAAACCCCGGATCGGCGTTCGCTTCGACCGCGAGGACTGGTACTTCTTCCACCCGGGCGACCTCTACGTCACCGACGGTGGCAACTACCGCGTCAAGAAGGAAACGGCGCTGGCGGAGGGCACCGACTTCCCCGAGTTCACCGGCCGATCGGAGAAGGTCACCCTCGAGGAGGCCGCCGCCGACGGCGACGACGGCATCGACGAGGACCTGCGGCGCGTCCTCAACGCCGTCGAGCAGGGCGTGATGGACGTCGACGAGGCCGCAGACGTCCTCGAGTAG
- a CDS encoding acyl-CoA dehydrogenase family protein, which produces METGIEYGEFDEGRHVNYWELDRTLQRELRRVYDDDEFEWAEPRLAEFGELIGHTVADNADYVDDHGPELETYDKYGDVHNAVRYPAEQLENDELAYGAGIVADAFEAPPGRDEPMPISHFLGMLQLLCYADAGFGCPVAMTAGSALVLERFDDGDLEPYYRALTSRDYDDLIEGAMFLTEEQGGSDVGANETTARYDDEADCWRLTGEKWFCSNIDAEGTLALARTEDAPSGTDGLSMFLVPHGDPDEGVLTKGDRREFEGPPPGDALNDQLYRRLKDKLGTTAVPTGEVEFDETKAALVGEEEAGFRQMTEMLNLERLANAAASCGLMGRALLESKVQAATREAFGTTIDEFPLMREDLVDMTVDYEAATAYVHEVGRLFSARERARRSDATTEDEETYRLLRLLIPIAKLRTGRMAVDTASYAMEIQGGNGYVDDFVTNRLLRDAQVLPIWEGTENVLSLDVVRALEREEAHEPFTGTVERRLEAVTHPALADAAETVAAEYEDLTGALLALAGEDSEYAQLSAKRLAHYLFEVFTAALLLEEAQADLEDGDGRTAMVARRFVTNELETPDARGIADGDRFVLEAFEPIVHHAPVDPETVAEAVPADD; this is translated from the coding sequence ATGGAAACGGGTATCGAGTACGGCGAGTTCGACGAGGGACGGCACGTAAACTACTGGGAACTCGACCGGACGCTCCAGCGGGAACTGCGGCGGGTGTACGACGACGACGAGTTCGAGTGGGCCGAGCCTCGGCTCGCCGAGTTCGGCGAATTGATCGGTCACACCGTCGCCGACAACGCCGATTACGTCGACGACCACGGCCCGGAACTCGAGACCTACGACAAGTACGGCGACGTACACAACGCCGTCCGGTATCCGGCCGAACAGCTCGAGAACGACGAACTGGCCTACGGGGCGGGCATCGTGGCCGACGCCTTCGAGGCCCCGCCGGGCCGCGACGAGCCGATGCCGATCAGTCACTTCCTCGGGATGTTGCAGTTACTGTGTTACGCCGACGCCGGGTTCGGCTGTCCCGTCGCGATGACCGCCGGATCGGCGCTGGTCCTCGAGCGCTTCGACGACGGCGACCTCGAGCCCTACTACCGGGCGCTGACCAGCCGCGACTACGACGACCTGATCGAGGGCGCGATGTTCCTCACGGAAGAGCAAGGCGGCAGCGACGTGGGAGCCAACGAGACGACGGCGCGGTACGACGACGAGGCGGACTGCTGGCGGCTCACCGGGGAGAAGTGGTTCTGCTCGAACATCGACGCCGAGGGGACGCTCGCGCTCGCTCGGACCGAGGACGCCCCCTCGGGGACCGACGGCCTCTCGATGTTTCTCGTGCCCCACGGCGATCCCGACGAAGGGGTCCTGACGAAGGGGGATCGCCGCGAGTTCGAGGGCCCGCCGCCGGGCGACGCGCTCAACGACCAGCTGTACCGCCGCCTGAAGGACAAACTCGGAACCACCGCGGTTCCGACCGGCGAGGTCGAGTTCGACGAGACGAAGGCCGCCCTCGTCGGCGAGGAGGAAGCCGGTTTCAGACAGATGACCGAGATGCTGAACCTCGAGCGGCTCGCGAACGCCGCGGCCTCCTGCGGACTGATGGGGCGGGCTCTGCTCGAGAGCAAGGTGCAGGCAGCCACCCGCGAGGCCTTCGGGACGACGATCGACGAGTTCCCGCTGATGCGCGAGGACCTCGTCGATATGACCGTCGACTACGAGGCCGCGACGGCGTACGTCCACGAGGTCGGACGACTGTTCTCGGCGCGCGAACGGGCCCGACGCAGCGACGCGACGACCGAGGACGAGGAGACCTACCGGTTGCTGCGATTGCTGATCCCGATCGCCAAGCTCCGCACGGGCCGGATGGCCGTCGACACCGCCTCCTACGCGATGGAGATCCAGGGCGGCAACGGCTACGTCGACGACTTCGTCACCAACCGCCTGCTCCGGGACGCGCAGGTGCTGCCGATCTGGGAGGGGACCGAGAACGTCCTCTCGCTCGACGTCGTCCGCGCCCTCGAGCGCGAGGAGGCCCACGAGCCGTTCACGGGGACCGTCGAGCGACGACTCGAGGCCGTCACCCATCCCGCGCTCGCCGACGCGGCCGAGACGGTCGCCGCGGAGTACGAGGACCTGACCGGCGCGCTCCTGGCGCTGGCCGGCGAGGATTCGGAGTACGCCCAGCTGTCGGCCAAGCGGCTCGCACACTACCTCTTCGAGGTGTTTACCGCCGCGCTGTTGCTCGAAGAGGCCCAGGCCGACCTCGAGGACGGCGACGGGCGGACGGCGATGGTCGCGCGGCGGTTCGTCACGAACGAACTCGAAACCCCGGACGCGCGGGGGATCGCGGACGGCGACCGGTTCGTCCTCGAGGCGTTCGAGCCGATCGTCCACCACGCGCCGGTCGACCCCGAGACGGTCGCGGAGGCGGTCCCGGCCGACGACTGA
- a CDS encoding DUF7472 family protein: protein MPNREQLIEIVSAVGAVLLVLAAMIAIGSSYTADNGSLTPEGAQLLVAAITGFILLLTAVGIGLAYTLNDGGDGLEADDDEAETNGTF from the coding sequence ATGCCAAATCGCGAGCAGCTCATCGAAATCGTTTCGGCGGTCGGTGCGGTCCTCCTCGTGCTCGCAGCGATGATCGCTATCGGCTCTTCTTACACTGCCGACAACGGGAGCCTCACCCCCGAGGGGGCACAGCTGCTCGTTGCGGCCATCACCGGCTTCATCCTCCTGCTGACGGCGGTCGGCATCGGGCTGGCCTACACCCTGAACGACGGCGGCGACGGCCTCGAGGCCGACGACGACGAGGCGGAGACGAACGGGACGTTCTGA
- the priL gene encoding DNA primase regulatory subunit PriL, giving the protein MQRLHARYPFLEAARETVATEAVDLVTVVEGDEAVVDRARQRVITAIESGETGEPHRDTRIELLSYPVARVLVSMVDERVLVRKYARAEAATAYDRFTEDMADTTELKSVESTGLDLADLLAEFDLRDAVRTAPDGGYRIDVGTYLPLAEDLRDDGWRLVNRPLEAGEVPVDEGELLTLVREAIRGRIDDGLPFEVPESIATALEDEADEIREVLAELDLTQDIDTVVPDLFPPCMKALLDQIQKGEHLPHHSRFAITAFLTSIGMDTDEIVDLYRVNSSFGEEMTRYQTDHIRGDTSPTEYSPPSCATMQSYGDCVNKDDLCERIPHPMAYYERRIDDADDEELEDWRESDDGSDGSAASGD; this is encoded by the coding sequence ATGCAGCGACTCCACGCCCGGTATCCGTTCCTCGAGGCCGCCCGCGAGACCGTCGCCACGGAAGCGGTCGATCTGGTGACCGTCGTCGAGGGGGACGAAGCGGTCGTCGACCGGGCGCGCCAACGGGTTATTACCGCGATCGAGTCGGGGGAGACGGGGGAGCCACACCGTGATACTCGGATCGAGTTGCTCTCGTATCCGGTCGCGCGGGTGCTAGTTTCGATGGTCGACGAGCGCGTCCTCGTGCGCAAGTACGCCCGCGCCGAGGCCGCGACGGCCTACGACCGGTTCACCGAGGACATGGCCGACACGACCGAACTGAAAAGCGTCGAGTCGACGGGACTCGACCTCGCGGACCTGCTCGCGGAGTTCGACCTGCGGGACGCGGTCCGGACGGCCCCCGACGGCGGGTACCGGATCGACGTCGGTACCTACCTGCCGCTGGCCGAGGACCTCCGGGACGACGGCTGGCGGCTCGTCAACCGACCCCTCGAGGCGGGCGAGGTCCCCGTCGACGAGGGCGAACTCCTGACGCTGGTCCGCGAGGCGATCCGGGGCCGGATCGACGACGGGCTCCCCTTCGAAGTGCCCGAGTCCATCGCGACCGCCCTCGAGGACGAGGCCGACGAGATCCGCGAGGTCCTCGCGGAGCTGGACCTGACACAGGACATCGACACCGTCGTTCCCGACCTCTTCCCGCCGTGTATGAAGGCGCTGCTCGACCAGATCCAGAAGGGCGAGCATCTGCCCCACCACTCCCGCTTTGCGATCACGGCCTTCCTGACGAGCATCGGGATGGACACCGACGAGATCGTCGATCTCTACCGGGTCAACTCGTCGTTCGGCGAGGAGATGACTCGCTACCAGACCGATCACATCCGCGGGGACACCTCGCCGACGGAGTACTCGCCGCCCTCGTGTGCGACCATGCAGTCCTACGGCGACTGCGTGAACAAGGACGACCTCTGCGAGCGGATCCCCCACCCGATGGCCTACTACGAACGGCGGATCGACGACGCCGACGACGAGGAGTTAGAGGACTGGCGGGAATCGGACGATGGAAGCGACGGCAGTGCCGCAAGCGGCGACTGA
- a CDS encoding alpha/beta fold hydrolase yields the protein MPQATRDGVSIYYEYERSDGDGRSPVVFLQGLGFGRWMWRWQREAVADEYDVIAPDNRGTGRSDVGLPPLVARLPGTLRGLVLLKLAGYSIGGLAADLEAVLDDAGVYDAHIVGASMGGMIAQRYALEYSRAKSLTLFCTSHGGPDAAPVPDETQEHMFDAPDGATERQVLRHRMRPAFNERFTNRNPHLIDRILEWRLEQDADDPAREAQAAAVRGFDVSDRLERLRVPTLVCHGTDDEVVPVTNARLLEEKITDSRLELVEGGSHLFFIEDADAVNDLLRSFLDEQD from the coding sequence ATGCCACAGGCGACGAGGGACGGCGTGTCGATCTATTACGAGTACGAGCGAAGCGACGGCGACGGTCGGTCGCCCGTCGTCTTCCTCCAGGGGCTCGGGTTCGGACGGTGGATGTGGCGCTGGCAGCGGGAGGCCGTCGCCGACGAGTACGACGTGATCGCCCCCGACAATCGGGGGACGGGTCGCTCCGACGTCGGCCTCCCGCCGCTCGTCGCGCGGCTGCCCGGCACGCTTCGGGGGCTCGTGTTGCTCAAACTCGCCGGCTACTCGATCGGCGGGCTGGCGGCCGACCTCGAGGCCGTCCTCGACGACGCCGGGGTCTACGACGCCCACATCGTCGGGGCGAGCATGGGTGGGATGATCGCCCAGCGCTACGCCCTCGAGTACTCCCGGGCGAAGTCGCTGACGCTGTTCTGTACGAGCCACGGCGGCCCCGACGCCGCGCCGGTCCCCGACGAGACGCAAGAACACATGTTCGACGCGCCCGACGGCGCGACCGAACGTCAGGTGCTGCGCCATCGAATGCGGCCCGCGTTCAACGAGCGGTTCACCAACCGCAACCCGCATCTCATCGATCGGATCCTCGAGTGGCGGCTCGAACAGGACGCCGACGATCCCGCCCGCGAGGCACAGGCCGCCGCGGTCCGGGGCTTCGACGTCAGCGACCGCCTCGAGCGACTTCGGGTGCCGACGCTGGTCTGTCACGGGACGGACGACGAGGTGGTTCCGGTCACGAACGCGCGACTGCTCGAGGAGAAGATCACCGACAGCCGACTCGAACTCGTCGAGGGCGGTTCGCATCTGTTCTTCATCGAAGACGCCGACGCCGTCAACGACTTGCTGCGTTCGTTTCTGGACGAGCAGGACTGA
- a CDS encoding HalOD1 output domain-containing protein codes for MPSTNDTTDDPELDDLEFVTTFDPDGEPASEAVVAAVAAVRGSRPAALEPLHAVVDPDALDSLVDHADRVGTAGSHQVWFTYQGLDVGVRTGGEIRIRDATTD; via the coding sequence ATGCCCTCCACCAACGATACGACCGACGACCCGGAACTGGACGATCTCGAGTTCGTGACGACGTTCGATCCCGACGGCGAGCCGGCGAGCGAGGCCGTCGTCGCCGCCGTCGCCGCGGTCCGGGGCTCGAGGCCGGCCGCGCTCGAGCCGCTGCACGCGGTCGTCGATCCGGACGCGCTCGACTCGCTGGTCGACCACGCCGACCGGGTCGGCACCGCGGGCAGCCATCAGGTCTGGTTCACCTACCAGGGGCTCGACGTCGGCGTTCGCACCGGCGGCGAAATCCGGATCCGGGACGCGACGACCGACTGA
- a CDS encoding DNA polymerase sliding clamp, whose product MFKAIVSAETLTSALDSISVLVDECKIHLEEDGLEIRAVDPANVGMVDLSLDASAFESYEADGGLIGVDLSRLEDIAGMADAGQLIQLELDEETRKLHIQIDGLEYTLALIDPDSIRQEPDIPDLDLPAEVVLEGKDVNRSVTAADMVSDHIALGVDEGEEYFYVDAAGDTDDVHLELTREDLIDLQLGPAHSLFSLDYLKDMNKAIPGDTEVTLALGEEFPVKIYFGFAEGQGQVTYMLAPRIQSD is encoded by the coding sequence ATGTTCAAGGCCATCGTGAGCGCCGAAACGCTCACCAGCGCGCTCGATTCGATCAGCGTGCTGGTCGACGAGTGCAAGATCCACCTCGAGGAAGACGGGCTGGAGATCCGGGCCGTCGATCCGGCCAACGTCGGGATGGTCGACCTCTCGCTCGATGCGTCTGCGTTCGAGTCCTACGAGGCCGACGGCGGACTGATCGGCGTGGACCTCTCGCGGCTCGAAGACATCGCGGGCATGGCCGACGCCGGCCAGCTCATCCAGCTCGAACTCGACGAGGAGACCCGCAAGCTCCACATCCAGATCGACGGACTCGAGTACACGCTCGCGCTCATCGACCCCGACTCCATCCGACAGGAGCCCGACATCCCGGACCTCGATCTCCCCGCGGAGGTCGTCCTCGAGGGCAAAGACGTCAACCGCTCGGTGACCGCCGCCGACATGGTCTCCGACCACATCGCCCTGGGCGTCGACGAGGGCGAGGAGTACTTCTACGTCGACGCGGCGGGCGACACCGACGACGTCCACCTCGAGTTGACTCGGGAAGATCTGATCGACCTCCAGCTCGGCCCCGCCCACTCGCTGTTCTCGCTGGACTATCTCAAGGACATGAACAAGGCGATCCCCGGCGACACCGAGGTCACGCTGGCGCTGGGCGAGGAGTTCCCCGTCAAGATCTACTTCGGCTTCGCCGAGGGACAGGGCCAGGTCACCTACATGCTCGCGCCGCGCATCCAGAGCGACTGA
- a CDS encoding 23S rRNA (uridine(2552)-2'-O)-methyltransferase: MARDHYYNKAKQEGYRSRAAYKLKQLDRLEDVIDRGDTVVDLGAAPGGWLEVAAEEVGPEGQVIGVDFQRIDDFEDHDNVETLRGDMTEDKTRKRVVDAADGSVDRAATAADRKRAGGPADAVISDMAPNMSGEYSLDQARSLHLARQAFETALELLEAGGDFVVKVFEGPDVDDFRADVEEEFQYVRATSPDASRDESSEVYFIGKGRLTAPVRPGDELEVEIDDVGSEGDGIASVEGYRLFVSGADEGETVAVRVEDVKPTFGFAQRLDRA; encoded by the coding sequence ATGGCTCGCGACCACTACTACAACAAGGCCAAACAGGAGGGCTACCGCTCCCGGGCGGCCTACAAGCTCAAACAGCTCGACCGACTCGAGGACGTCATCGACCGCGGCGACACGGTCGTCGACCTCGGGGCCGCGCCCGGCGGCTGGCTCGAGGTCGCCGCCGAGGAAGTCGGCCCGGAGGGACAGGTCATCGGGGTCGACTTCCAGCGGATCGACGACTTCGAGGACCACGACAACGTCGAGACGCTCCGCGGGGACATGACCGAGGACAAGACCCGCAAGCGGGTCGTCGACGCCGCCGACGGAAGCGTCGATAGGGCGGCTACCGCCGCCGATCGGAAGCGGGCCGGCGGGCCCGCAGACGCCGTCATCTCGGACATGGCGCCCAACATGTCCGGCGAGTACTCGCTGGATCAGGCCCGATCGCTGCACCTCGCGCGCCAGGCCTTCGAGACCGCGCTCGAACTGCTCGAGGCAGGCGGCGACTTCGTCGTGAAGGTCTTCGAGGGCCCCGACGTCGACGACTTCCGGGCCGACGTCGAGGAGGAGTTCCAGTACGTCCGCGCGACCTCGCCCGACGCGAGCCGCGACGAGTCCTCCGAGGTCTACTTCATCGGGAAGGGCCGACTCACCGCCCCCGTCCGGCCCGGCGACGAACTCGAGGTCGAGATAGACGACGTCGGCAGCGAGGGCGACGGTATCGCCTCGGTCGAGGGGTACCGGCTGTTCGTCTCGGGTGCCGACGAGGGCGAGACGGTCGCGGTCCGCGTCGAGGACGTCAAGCCGACGTTCGGGTTCGCCCAGCGACTCGACCGGGCGTAA
- a CDS encoding CopG family transcriptional regulator: MPKISVEIPQELLDDLDDHVGDDGKFVNRSDAIRSSIRKNLDILDEIDERHDRLESADE, encoded by the coding sequence ATGCCAAAGATCAGCGTCGAAATCCCGCAGGAACTCCTCGACGATCTCGACGATCACGTCGGCGACGACGGCAAGTTCGTCAACCGCAGCGACGCGATTCGGTCCTCGATCCGCAAGAACCTGGACATCTTGGACGAGATCGACGAACGCCACGACCGCCTCGAGTCCGCCGACGAGTGA
- a CDS encoding twin-arginine translocase subunit TatC produces the protein MSSAVDEDTARAINSGRETIGALLSGAQQHLKKVFVVFLLGFLGSFYALRMVVWDFLEATAKSRMTENVAGSTDIITRTPFEVILLQAKIGMITGIVVAIPALLFFSRKALRRRGYTSAVPISKGYIAGFVVLALTLFVTGVVYAYAIFFPYAFGFLAKNAVSAGVKPSYGITEFTEFMALLTLSFGLAAQLPLLMGALSYTEIIPYETFRDKWRHAVVAIVIFGALFSPPDPFTQVMWAMPMVVLYVFSLGLAKVLTNVRRRGAAKSAGTGTGHVKGRLLQFGGVLAVVAVAAAAAVNQGALGYLHESVYPAFPSVIRPSGAGPLETMATANGLAGDAAVGLVVAGGVGFLVLLGYTIYVLQQPVYPRPDDIRRADSHEDVDFETLSTEDVADVSTQVFRTMSEDQALEYSRQAMYDDDREKAQAILDRFDAIQESADSGDGAAAGGAAAGAAGTGEGDDEGLVASTAAGMLDPFTEDETTEDDIGGYAYDVAFIFNSLTSKMFRIVGLFMVVMGGTFFWLYSGGLGDVLRLFLDRVPQRVLDEVAARNDIDPSQMSLDELIEAMDIVVALHPVEVLIFEAKVSALAGFVAVLPLILFYAWPAAKERGLVYGDRRTFLVWGGGLLAGFAVGTYLGFFWVAPSVISYLVSDALANRMVVSYRIKSFFWLVIFTTVGIGFLLNIIVTMALFHVGGIVSYRSMLERWRPVVVGIFTLAAFFSPKGVLMMLMFSIPIALTYLLGLGILYLLTGGGRLFGGGGGGSTADPDETGATPE, from the coding sequence ATGAGTTCTGCCGTCGACGAGGACACCGCCCGGGCCATAAACTCCGGCCGGGAGACGATCGGCGCGCTCCTCTCGGGTGCCCAGCAACACCTCAAGAAGGTGTTCGTCGTCTTCCTGCTCGGGTTCCTCGGCTCCTTCTACGCGCTTCGTATGGTCGTCTGGGACTTCCTCGAGGCGACCGCCAAATCTCGGATGACCGAGAACGTCGCCGGATCGACCGACATCATCACCCGGACGCCGTTCGAGGTGATCCTGTTGCAGGCCAAGATCGGGATGATAACCGGGATCGTCGTCGCGATCCCCGCCCTGCTCTTTTTCTCGCGGAAAGCGCTTCGCCGCCGCGGCTACACCAGCGCCGTCCCGATCTCGAAGGGGTATATCGCCGGCTTCGTCGTGCTGGCGCTGACGCTGTTCGTGACCGGCGTCGTCTACGCCTACGCCATCTTCTTCCCGTACGCGTTCGGCTTCCTAGCGAAAAACGCCGTCAGCGCCGGCGTCAAGCCGAGTTACGGTATCACCGAGTTCACCGAGTTCATGGCACTGCTGACGCTTTCCTTCGGGCTCGCCGCCCAGCTTCCGCTGTTGATGGGGGCGCTGTCGTACACCGAGATCATTCCCTACGAGACCTTCCGGGACAAGTGGCGACACGCCGTCGTCGCGATCGTGATCTTCGGCGCCCTGTTCTCGCCGCCGGACCCGTTCACGCAGGTCATGTGGGCGATGCCGATGGTCGTCCTCTACGTCTTCAGCCTCGGGCTGGCCAAGGTCCTCACCAACGTCCGGCGACGCGGCGCGGCGAAATCGGCGGGGACGGGGACCGGCCACGTGAAAGGGCGCCTCCTCCAGTTCGGCGGGGTCCTCGCGGTCGTCGCGGTCGCGGCCGCCGCCGCCGTCAATCAGGGCGCGCTCGGCTACCTCCACGAGTCGGTGTACCCCGCGTTCCCCTCGGTGATCCGTCCCAGCGGCGCGGGGCCCCTCGAGACGATGGCGACGGCGAACGGCCTCGCCGGCGACGCGGCGGTCGGGCTGGTCGTCGCCGGCGGCGTCGGCTTCCTCGTTCTGCTGGGCTACACGATCTACGTCCTGCAACAGCCGGTCTACCCGCGGCCGGACGACATCCGGCGGGCCGACAGCCACGAGGACGTCGACTTCGAGACGCTCTCGACCGAGGACGTCGCGGACGTGTCGACACAGGTCTTCCGGACGATGAGCGAGGACCAGGCCCTGGAGTACTCCCGGCAGGCGATGTACGACGACGACCGGGAGAAAGCCCAGGCGATCCTCGATCGCTTCGATGCAATCCAGGAGTCGGCGGACTCCGGAGACGGGGCCGCCGCGGGCGGTGCAGCGGCGGGGGCGGCCGGTACCGGCGAGGGCGACGACGAGGGACTCGTCGCGAGTACCGCCGCCGGCATGCTCGATCCGTTCACGGAGGACGAGACCACCGAGGACGACATCGGCGGCTACGCCTACGACGTCGCGTTCATCTTCAACAGCCTCACCTCGAAGATGTTCCGCATCGTCGGCCTCTTCATGGTCGTCATGGGGGGGACCTTCTTCTGGCTCTACTCCGGCGGGCTCGGCGACGTGTTGCGGCTCTTCCTCGACCGCGTGCCACAGCGCGTCCTCGACGAGGTCGCGGCCCGCAACGACATCGACCCCAGCCAGATGAGCCTCGACGAACTCATCGAAGCGATGGACATCGTCGTCGCGCTCCATCCCGTCGAGGTCCTCATCTTCGAGGCCAAGGTGAGCGCGCTCGCCGGCTTCGTGGCCGTCCTCCCGCTGATCCTGTTTTACGCCTGGCCGGCCGCCAAGGAACGAGGACTGGTCTACGGCGACCGCCGCACGTTCCTCGTCTGGGGCGGCGGGCTGCTGGCCGGCTTCGCCGTCGGAACCTACCTCGGGTTCTTCTGGGTCGCGCCGTCGGTCATCTCGTATCTGGTCTCGGACGCGCTAGCCAACCGGATGGTCGTCTCCTACCGGATCAAGAGCTTCTTCTGGCTCGTGATCTTCACGACCGTCGGGATCGGCTTCCTGCTGAACATCATCGTCACGATGGCCCTGTTCCACGTCGGCGGGATCGTCAGCTACCGCTCGATGCTCGAGCGCTGGCGGCCGGTCGTCGTCGGCATCTTCACCCTCGCGGCCTTCTTCAGCCCGAAGGGCGTGCTGATGATGCTCATGTTCTCGATCCCGATCGCGCTCACCTACCTGCTCGGGCTGGGCATCCTCTATCTCCTGACCGGCGGCGGCCGGCTGTTCGGCGGTGGCGGCGGCGGCTCGACGGCCGACCCCGACGAGACCGGCGCGACTCCGGAGTAA